In Plasmodium gaboni strain SY75 chromosome 11, whole genome shotgun sequence, the following proteins share a genomic window:
- a CDS encoding metal ion channel - Mg2+, Co2+ and Ni2+ translates to MFVWTHLNKYTNRYINRYILKFTRYESLRLCMLNFTSTIKNENKIYSKKNFNNVLMQNIKITEDEEIICEQFFFSKYNLPYVLKIPFSDLRLIDTCNNNHNPTILIRKDMILLRTGFLSCVIRYNELWLFEPREPLVIKATNLIKQNLKRIYELKGDMNSGIEIPLNEVKDEKCQENENMYETNISNDIYSSHQKNMSDNINDTYQKSICSDINNIGSNHKKIISGNYSIFNRNNIWKNSTQINKKDIFEISEKTYINENNDMCNKIKIVGKEELYNNNTKEHDNDEKDDINYLNVENNFYRYKGNISFEFLCLDICMQLSIKEYENYLDTINITLREKIQLQQKKEENIEINMLTNNLLKEMMKIKNKLQKLSNLLNALRSNIEKILKNETDMKNMYLTTLNKISINKIKDYSDLEILLETHLQLTDELSGELENMEEKITHYEELMRLNLDYNRNKFILLNAKISFSTLFCSICAVITSLFGMNLKNFIEHNDYAFFIVSIFITSWSIVGIYFTKNINTLLRFFDKYNVK, encoded by the exons atgtttgTTTGGACACACctaaataaatatacaaacagatatattaatagatatattttaaaattcACAAGATATGAATCCTTACGTTTATGTATGTTAAATTTTACTAGTactataaaaaatgaaaataagatatattcaaaaaaaaattttaataatgttttaatgcaaaatataaaaattacGGAAGATGAGGAAATTATATGTGAACAGTTTTTTTTCTCGAAATATAATTTACCATATGTTTTAA agATCCCATTCAGTGATTTGAGACTAATCGACACGTGCAACAATAACCACAATCCAACCATATTAATCCGAAAAGATATGATATTGTTAAGAACAGGTTTTTTGAGTTGTGTAATTCGATATAACGAATTGTGGCTATTTGAACCTAGGGAACCCCTAGTTATAAAAGCTACCAATTTAATTAAACagaatttaaaaagaatatatgaattaaaaGGCGATATGAATTCAGGAATTGAAATTCCATTAAATGAAGTGAAGGATGAAAAATGTCAAGAGAATGAAAATATGTATGAAACAAATATTAgtaatgatatatatagtaGTCATCAGAAGAATATGagtgataatataaatgatacATATCAAAAGAGCATTTGTAgtgatataaataatataggAAGTAAccacaaaaaaataatatcagGAAATTATAGTATATttaatagaaataatatatggaaaaatagcacacaaataaataaaaaggatatatttgaaataagcgaaaaaacatatataaatgaaaataatgatatgtgtaataaaataaaaattgtaGGAAAGGAAGAActttataataataatacaaaagaacatgataatgatgaaaaagATGATATAAATTACTTAAATgttgaaaataatttttatagatataaaggaaatatatcttttgaatttttatgtttagATATATGTATGCAATTATCTATTaaagaatatgaaaattatttagatacaataaatataacattaagagaaaaaatacaacttcaacaaaaaaaagaagaaaatatagaaataaatatgctaacaaataatttattaaaagaaatgatgaaaattaaaaataaattacaGAAATTAtctaatttattaaatgcATTACGTAGtaatattgaaaaaatattaaaaaatgaaactgatatgaaaaatatgtatttaactacattaaataaaatatcaataaataaaataaaagattaTAGTGACttagaaatattattagaaaCACATTTACAATTAACAGATGAATTATCAGGAGAATTAGAAAATAtggaagaaaaaattacaCATTATGAAGAATTAATGAGATTAAATTTAGATtataatagaaataaatttattttattgaatgctaaaatttcattttcaacattattttgttctaTATGTGCTGTAATTACTAGCTTATTTGGTATGAacttaaaaaattttattgAACATAATGATTACGcattttttattgtatccatttttattaccTCCTGGTCTATTGTTGGAATATATTTCAccaaaaatataaataccCTCTTAAGGTTTTTTGACAAATATAATGtgaaataa
- a CDS encoding putative alpha/beta hydrolase fold domain containing protein yields GFRGKMVKKIAFAPPFVKGYHIENDNKFIFHNSQHEDIKELMCVNNIDINYKKIKRGSTEVSGIMLYKKPLDLTKQTILYSHGNTTDIGYMTPFLLNLVSCNNVNAFSYDYSGYGLSNKDPSEKNCYKSIKMSYDYLTKDLNIKPENIIVYGHSLGSATSCYLINLKKIKVGGCILQSPLFSGLRLLLPLDYKKEMPWFDVFQNDKRLKNIPVIPLFIMHGKNDTVIPYQHSEYLLKIVKKNFAKKVQKKKSQYLRNKDINHLDTNDSVLRFWGVDNADHNDIGEKNPELFHHKLGEFLSYCCKFNMNE; encoded by the coding sequence tGGGTTTAGGGGCAAAATGGTAAAAAAAATCGCTTTTGCTCCTCCATTCGTTAAAGGATATCATAtagaaaatgataataaattcATATTTCATAATAGTCAGCATGAAGATATTAAAGAATTGATGTGTGTAAATAATATCgatataaattataaaaaaataaaaagagGTTCAACGGAAGTATCTGGtataatgttatataaGAAACCTTTAGATTTAACTAAACAgacaatattatattcacATGGAAATACTACAGATATTGGTTATATGACaccatttttattaaatttagTTAGTTGTAACAATGTTAATGCGTTTTCATATGATTATAGTGGTTATGGATTAAGCAATAAAGATCCTAGTGAAAAGAATTGTTATAAAAGTATTAAGATGTCATATGATTATTTAACTAAAgatttaaatataaaaccagaaaatattattgtatatGGACATAGTTTAGGTTCAGCTACTAGTTgttatttaattaatttaaaaaaaataaaagtagGTGGTTGTATATTACAATCACCTTTATTTAGTGGTTTAAGATTATTACTACCTTTAGActataaaaaagaaatgcCATGGTTTGATGTCTTTCAAAATGATAAACgattaaaaaatattcctGTGATTcctttatttattatgcATGGTAAAAATGATACAGTTATTCCTTATCAACATTctgaatatttattaaaaattgtaaaaaaaaattttgcAAAAAAAGtacagaaaaaaaaatcacaatatttaagaaataaaGATATCAATCATTTAGATACAAATGATTCAGTACTTAGATTCTGGGGGGTTGATAATGCTGACCATAATGATATAGGTGAAAAAAATCCGGAGCTCTTTCATCATAAATTAGGTGAGTTCTTATCATATTGTTGTAAATTTAATATGAACgaataa